Proteins encoded together in one Kiritimatiellia bacterium window:
- a CDS encoding PAS domain S-box protein: MGGEGKRIFIVEDEQIALMVLQACLARLGHQVVGHAASGGEALKRIKAAKPDLIMSDIKLEGDMDGIDLADAVHNQYGIPVIFVTGYSDKKVLNRVKASSACGFILKPFSDDELQATIDLGLHEYDLEIKLNQALNAIKQSEEHYRSLFDDAPVGYHEIDLKGNLARVNRTELKMLGYTESEMIGRPVWDFVEEHETVREAVMGKLGAGKISARLFERNYLRRNGRSIPVLINDCPIRDAGGKLLGIRSTIMDISSLKEAEAKTASFFAITEKSVIGIVVASLTGEVRYFNPAAEELLGLRLAIPEKSKLKSDDIKDALPVIVEKSADEIDQAEYARRIRPVIGRILKRIEDFKNGSRSRAALENHGEEIEIALADGESGIGEVRVAHTAWEGELAYLISIYDITERKKTEEELKSLDVLKTEFISTVSHELRTPLSITKEGVSLVLDGVPGAVNEKQSVILTAARNNIDRLARIIDDLLDISRMESGKIGFKRELINIAELVKSIVAGFELRAKERKLVLQTDFSANEIKLYADHDKIIQIFTNLISNALKFTEKGGVKISVKELKDNVKCVVADTGVGISENDLPRVFGKFQQFNRSVGPGEKGTGLGLSIVKGLVDLHQGAIRVESKPGVGSKFIFVLPKLPPSKTGG, from the coding sequence ATGGGCGGTGAAGGCAAGCGGATTTTTATTGTTGAAGACGAACAGATAGCGTTAATGGTCTTGCAGGCTTGCCTTGCGCGGCTCGGGCATCAGGTCGTCGGGCATGCCGCTTCGGGAGGCGAGGCTTTGAAGCGGATCAAGGCCGCCAAACCGGACCTGATCATGTCGGATATCAAGCTGGAAGGCGATATGGACGGCATTGATCTTGCCGACGCCGTTCATAACCAGTACGGAATTCCCGTTATTTTTGTTACCGGTTATTCGGATAAAAAAGTATTGAACCGCGTCAAGGCCAGCAGCGCCTGCGGTTTCATCCTTAAACCGTTCTCGGACGATGAATTACAGGCGACCATTGACCTGGGGCTGCACGAATATGACCTGGAAATCAAATTAAATCAGGCCTTGAACGCGATCAAGCAGAGCGAGGAACACTACCGCAGCCTGTTTGACGATGCGCCCGTCGGTTATCATGAAATTGATCTCAAGGGCAACCTGGCGCGGGTCAACCGGACCGAGCTGAAAATGCTCGGATATACCGAGTCGGAAATGATCGGCCGGCCGGTGTGGGATTTCGTGGAAGAGCATGAGACGGTCCGCGAGGCCGTGATGGGAAAGTTAGGCGCGGGCAAGATCAGCGCGCGCTTGTTTGAGAGAAATTACCTGCGGCGCAACGGACGTTCCATTCCGGTGCTGATCAATGATTGCCCGATCCGCGACGCCGGGGGGAAATTGCTGGGCATACGCAGCACGATCATGGATATATCGTCGTTGAAAGAGGCCGAGGCAAAAACGGCCTCTTTTTTTGCCATTACCGAAAAAAGCGTCATCGGGATTGTTGTCGCCTCTCTAACCGGGGAAGTGCGCTATTTTAACCCGGCCGCCGAGGAATTGCTCGGCCTGCGCCTTGCGATTCCGGAAAAATCCAAGTTGAAATCCGATGATATCAAGGACGCCTTGCCGGTCATTGTTGAAAAAAGCGCGGACGAAATTGACCAGGCCGAATACGCGCGCCGCATCAGGCCGGTGATTGGGCGCATCTTGAAGCGCATAGAAGATTTCAAGAACGGCAGCCGGTCCCGCGCGGCGCTGGAAAACCACGGCGAGGAGATTGAAATCGCGCTGGCCGACGGCGAATCCGGCATCGGGGAAGTGCGCGTCGCCCATACCGCCTGGGAAGGAGAACTGGCCTACCTGATCTCCATATATGACATCACCGAGCGCAAGAAAACAGAAGAAGAGCTGAAATCGCTGGACGTTCTCAAGACCGAATTCATCTCCACTGTTTCCCACGAATTACGCACGCCCTTATCCATTACCAAGGAAGGGGTCAGTCTGGTTTTGGACGGGGTCCCGGGCGCGGTTAACGAAAAACAATCCGTTATTCTGACCGCCGCCCGCAACAATATTGACCGGCTGGCGCGTATCATTGACGACCTGCTGGATATCTCCAGGATGGAATCAGGCAAGATCGGGTTTAAAAGAGAACTGATAAATATCGCGGAACTGGTAAAGTCAATCGTGGCCGGGTTTGAACTGCGCGCGAAAGAAAGGAAACTCGTATTACAGACCGATTTCTCCGCCAATGAAATCAAACTTTACGCCGACCACGACAAAATTATCCAGATTTTTACCAACCTTATCAGCAATGCCCTGAAATTTACCGAAAAGGGCGGGGTTAAAATCTCAGTCAAGGAATTGAAAGACAACGTCAAGTGCGTGGTCGCCGATACCGGCGTCGGTATTTCCGAAAACGATCTGCCCAGGGTATTCGGCAAGTTTCAACAATTCAACCGGTCGGTCGGTCCCGGCGAAAAAGGGACCGGGCTCGGCCTTTCCATTGTCAAGGGGCTGGTGGACCTGCATCAAGGCGCAATCCGGGTTGAAAGCAAACCGGGCGTCGGCTCAAAGTTCATTTTTGTTTTACCCAAGTTGCCGCCATCCAAAACAGGCGGATAA
- a CDS encoding response regulator, with amino-acid sequence MNKKKILLIEDEPCQIMMVKFRLEANDFDFISAPDGERGLQKAFNEKPDLILLDIVMPKMNGYEVCRRLRRNPATRDIPVILFTASAGNDIIQKCPACGADDYIIKPFESADLVAKIKAWLKEREKRGFKK; translated from the coding sequence TTGAATAAGAAAAAAATACTCTTGATTGAAGATGAACCCTGCCAGATCATGATGGTTAAATTCCGCCTGGAGGCGAATGACTTTGACTTTATCTCCGCCCCTGACGGCGAAAGAGGTTTGCAAAAAGCTTTTAATGAAAAACCGGATTTAATCCTGCTTGACATAGTTATGCCGAAAATGAACGGCTATGAGGTCTGCCGGCGTTTGCGGCGGAACCCGGCGACCAGAGACATCCCCGTTATTCTGTTCACCGCCTCGGCCGGCAATGATATCATCCAGAAATGCCCGGCCTGCGGCGCGGACGATTACATCATCAAACCCTTTGAATCGGCGGATCTGGTGGCGAAAATAAAGGCGTGGCTTAAAGAAAGAGAAAAACGCGGCTTTAAAAAATGA